TGGAAGTTCCACATTTGAGCTCCCGATTTTGTTTAATGAAACAAATTTAACCGTTTCCCAGCTCGGCTTAACGCTTGTCAATAGTGTGATTGACGGAATTAGCAAAGCACAAGTGAACTATTCTCCTAGCCTTGTAACCGCTCCAGAGGGAGTCGAATCTGTGGAACTTGAATATATCGATTTTCTTGTTCCAGGAATTCTTGCAATGATGATTATGAGTAACAATATGAACGGAGTTGCAGGGCAAATTGCTGCTTGGAGAGAACGAGGTATTCTGCGCCGCATGCAAGGGACAACACTTCGCGCTTCTACCTTTATCTCTGCTCAAATTACGGCGCGACTGGTTCTCAATGGGCTACAAGCCATCATCGTCTTACTAGTCGCAAATCTCATTTTTGATGTGAAAGTAAGTGGCTCATGGTTCAATCTCTTGCTCTTTGTCATTTTAGGCACGTTAGCATTTATGGCAATCGGATTCATCATTGCAGGCATTGCGAAAACACCAGAAAGTGCTGCACCAATTGCAGGATTTTTGTCGTTCCCTATGCTATTTCTTGGCGGTGTGTTCTTCCCAATCAGTAATATGCCGGAATTTTTACAACCTATCGTCGAAATTTTACCCATTGCTCATTTAACACACGCACTTCGAGAAACGATGAACGTGGGAACACCAATTACCGATTTAGGTTTAGAAGTACTCATCCTATTTGCATGGCTTGTTGGAGCATTTTTTGTGGCAAGTCGAACATTTAAATGGGAATAGTAGTCTTCATTTGAAACGAATAGATGGAACAAACGTATAACTAGTAGGAGGTGTGTCGAAATGGAATGGATGATGATTGTCGCAGTGTTTTTCATGTTTGTTCTCATCGGTTCATTTTTAAATGTACTTCTACGAACTACACGGAAAACCGACTGGCTGATGACCGTGGTGTTTAGTCTATTCATGGCGGTCATCACAATCGGTATATTGGGTCTATAAGATCGTTCTTTTTGGATGTTTGTTTTGGAGAGATACGTAATGGAGGAAATCGGATGAAGAAATGGATTGCTAACCTCGTGATGATGGTCGCATTATTGGCTATTAGTATTTATGCGTACACAAATTTTATAGCTGAAAACAATTCTAACGATCTTGCAAAAGTATTTGACGAAGCTAATGAGATATATCAAGACGCTAGCATCGTTGTGCGAGCAGAATTTCCCAAGGAATATGATGTAATTGATAATGGTTCAAAAAAAGCTGTGTATGACATCAACATCCTAGAAGTCCTCAAGAATGACTCGAAGGTAGCGATTGCACGGAACGACACGATACCTTTTTCTCAACATTTCTCTTATACCGACTCTTCCTCTGGAAATGAAACATTCTTACTGAAAAAAGATGAACACGATATAAAAACCGGAGAGTATTTGTTGTTTTTGAATACGTATGAACAGAATGGTTCCAACGAGTTCGTTTCCAATACACCGAATCATTTGTATCAAAAAATCACAGATGGCCGATATCAAAACATTCGTGGATCGTCGTTAAAAATACTAAACTTACAAAATCTTTACTAAAAAAATCGCGAGATTTAGTTGTCTCGCGTTTTTTTTTTGGTATGAATGATAAAACGCGCGAAAGCAGAAATGTAGGCAAACACTCTAATCTCATGGTATTCGTTTCTCCATCAGTACTACTTACACGTACTGATTAAAATCAGTGTCTTTTGGAAGCATAGACTTTATAAAGGCTATATCATCCTCGCTCACGTTCGGCGCAAAAAATTCTGTACCCCAATGTTCTGAATGGAAGGTTGTTTTAGCATCCTTTTTTAAGAAAATAGAGAACCACTTAATCTCCTTATTTTCTGTGAGAAAGTAGTTCAGAAGAGTATGAATGCGATTTTCTGTTAATTCGCCGCGAAAGATTGTTGGTTGGTAATTATTAGGATAATTAGAGGGGTAATCAAATAATGAAATAGCTTCCTTAATCACTTCCTTCTCCTCATACCAACAATGGATTTCAATCATGTTCGATTTATTGATAAAGTACTGCATTAATGGCATCCAGAATGATATATCTTCTGGTATAGGAATATCTTCATTTATTTCGTTAAAACCCGTTGGAACCGTAAAATGTAATTGGTACGTAGTCAATTCCAAAACCCCTTTTTGCTTTAGCTTGCCGATAATTATCATGACTATATAGGAAAATGTAAAATCTGTCACTAATGACTAGTCTTTCCTGCTACTCAATAGGAATTCCATATACTTCTCCAAGTGATGATTTCTGCTGTTAAATAGACAAAACAAACCTTATGATTTCGACTTACGAGATGCCATCACAAGGTTTGCTGTTTTTCTACTAGATGTATTTTATTTAAAGGGCACCAATGTATTGCAATTCTTTTGCAGGTTTATTATCCGCTTTTCCATCCAAGAGAGCGGCAACATCTTTCAATGTTTCTTTCAATGAAACAGATTGTCCCGCTTTTTTCGTAAATTCCTCTGCCACATAAAAATTTTGTGTGAAGTATGCTTCTAAACGTTCTCCAATCTTGTACGTATGCAAATCTGATTCTGCAATGCGTTCCATCCCATGATTCGCAACGATTGAACGTAATTCACGATATCTTCGAAGTACTTTCTGTGCTCTCTGACGAAGTGTAAAATGATCTTCACTTACACTTGTATCTTCCATTAGCGACGAGGTAGAAATTAACGGGTTCACCGCAGGATATAAATGTCTTGCAGATAAATCTGCATCCAGTTGCCAAATCGTATCTAACGGACCGTAAGGCATGTCGTCATCCATTACTTCACCAGATACATCAATCATTAAGGTGGTGACATTACGAATTGCGTTTTCTTCCATCCAGTCTCGAAGATCTAGCAATTCGGCAGATTGTAATCTGCTTCTATCGGTGAATAAAATCATGTCATTTGAAGATTTAAGAGCTTGTTTCGTTTCTTCAAGTGAACGCGTCACTGCATCGGCGAACTCTTCGATTTCTTCCACTTCTTTTGTATTTGCTGAAGGCGTCCATAAAATCGTGTGATAGTCAGAGTTTTTCAAACGATGTAATAACTCTGCGACGATGACAACTTGCCCCATGCCGGGTCTAGCAACAATCCCGGTCATTCCACCTTTTATCAATGGTGCAAAGAAATCTAGTGCTTTAATGTTCGTTTCAATCATGTCCATATCTCCTTCACGAATGATTAAGTCGTCTACCTTACACTTTGCGAGTTCCGCTAACCCTACAAGAGTCCGAACTTCTGCTTTCCCTAAATCAATTTTCCCTGTGCTCAAATTGGAAACAGTTGCTGGTCGAATTCCAACTGATTTTGCAGCTGTCGTCAAATTTGGAACACGTTTACGAAGCAATTCAACGTTTAACCGGATATTTTCCATTTCCACCCCTCCTTACTTCATATCGTAATTTATTTTACGTTTAAGCGCAAGTATTTTTTATTTAAAAAGTAAATTTTATAACTCTATACCGCAAATACTATATATTAATTCTTTTTATTCCCTTTTATAATGTCAGCTTTTTAGAAATTAAAGGATTCTTTCTCCTCGATAGAGAATGGTATAGATTCACGCAACAAATTCTTTTAAGGGAGGAAATGGACATGACGTACAAAGTTCAACCAATCGATGACTTAACAACGCTTGATGTTTCCCCATTAGTTTCGAAAAGTGAAGAAGAAGGGTACCGCTTTTTATCACGACTTGTACATGATTACGAAGATGGATCCAACCGATTTGATAAACAAGGAGAAGCATTGCTAGGTGTGTGGGATGATAACGGAGAATTAGTGGCCATAGGAGGTTTAAATGTGAATCCCTATAGCGCAGAAGCAGGACAGGCAAGACTGCGACGTTTCTACACGTTACCTCAAGTTCGACGAAAGGGCGTCGGTTCTCTTTTATTAAAAGAACTGGTAACACGAGCAAAGGAGAATTTCACAGAAATTAATTTACGAACAGATTCTGCAAAAGCAGACGCATTTTATCGTGCGAATGGATTTACGGAAACGCACGATACACCAGATGTCACGCATCGATTAGTGCTTTGATAAGGAGAAATTTTCGCTAAAAATTTCCTTTTGTTCGATTAATATATCGAACATACGTTCTATTTATGGTATACTAGAATCTGTAAGAGAAGAGGTAAGTTGGGCGGTTGGTTACACCTTTACTGGAGGTGATGCCAATGACGATATTTGAATCGATGAGTATTTTAATGCAGTTTGCGACTGTATTGATCTCGTTTATCGGCTTAATCTTGTCGCTATTCTTTTTTTCAATGAAAAAGAAATAGCCGCCCGAATGCTGTAGCAGGCTCGGGGCGACTAATTTCTTGTTTGCTCGAGCCAACCGCTCTTCTTGCGGGTAAGCTCTTACAAAACCGAGTGTTGACGCACTCGGTTTACTTTATGCTTTTGTACTATAAGTATACCTGTTGACCTTCGTATTTTCAACTATTCACTGCCTTTTGTACTAGCTCTTTTTTCCGCATGCTCAGAAAGTAGTGTCACATGCCAGACCATGTGATCGCTGCCCTCTCCCCAATGGTTTTTAAACCAGTAAGTTGGATTACCAAATTTCTTTCTCCACACCTTTTGCGCAAGAGGAAATCCACTGTCTAAACAGAAAGAAGCTTCGTTTTTCGATTGAAGTTCGCTCAGCATATGTTTCACTAACTTACTCCCGATTCCATTTCCTTGATAGGAAGGATCGACATAGATGGTACCTAGCTCCAAAACGTCATCTAATTTCCCTTTTGTCAGTTCATGAATGAGGGCATTGGACTTCCCAAGCGTAATCGTACCCAC
The Paenisporosarcina cavernae genome window above contains:
- a CDS encoding GNAT family N-acetyltransferase, whose translation is MTYKVQPIDDLTTLDVSPLVSKSEEEGYRFLSRLVHDYEDGSNRFDKQGEALLGVWDDNGELVAIGGLNVNPYSAEAGQARLRRFYTLPQVRRKGVGSLLLKELVTRAKENFTEINLRTDSAKADAFYRANGFTETHDTPDVTHRLVL
- a CDS encoding ABC transporter permease; the protein is MRAYGQLTLAQLRIFMRNKQVLFWTLAFPIFLMVMLGSFLGNGNSMSVQLAIVDEDNTEASKGLQDALQKTTGLELEKLASASDAKAAVKNGDSQLALVIPKGYGDSTKTAGSSTFELPILFNETNLTVSQLGLTLVNSVIDGISKAQVNYSPSLVTAPEGVESVELEYIDFLVPGILAMMIMSNNMNGVAGQIAAWRERGILRRMQGTTLRASTFISAQITARLVLNGLQAIIVLLVANLIFDVKVSGSWFNLLLFVILGTLAFMAIGFIIAGIAKTPESAAPIAGFLSFPMLFLGGVFFPISNMPEFLQPIVEILPIAHLTHALRETMNVGTPITDLGLEVLILFAWLVGAFFVASRTFKWE
- a CDS encoding GNAT family N-acetyltransferase, whose translation is MQIRIQAPLRADQEQIEKFFENVLTHTYKVNGISHLAEELKDEIQEKKEKLASHFRTNGTAPYFLVAKVEEKVVGTITLGKSNALIHELTKGKLDDVLELGTIYVDPSYQGNGIGSKLVKHMLSELQSKNEASFCLDSGFPLAQKVWRKKFGNPTYWFKNHWGEGSDHMVWHVTLLSEHAEKRASTKGSE